A single region of the Saprospiraceae bacterium genome encodes:
- a CDS encoding mandelate racemase/muconate lactonizing enzyme family protein, translating to MKNPYSRRSFLTKSALTGALGFTGLSQTFGKGYTNAVDNTPKLSAPSDLKITDVKIAYLRGGGRMFVKLLTNQDIVGYGEAVDAVSGAYHLAKRFGFFLKDQSPLNVHKIFEQIRKAGVFGGAQAGMYVAVLTGIETALWDLAGKALGLPVYQLLGGKFRDKVRVYMDTALYQNRLPKPEDFAVAAKEAVGLGMTAVKFDLDQANDPNKYDRFNWTASPAEIQRMYDQMAAAREAVGPNIDICADMHGRYDFPTAQRVAKALEPLNLMWLEEPIPAENVDAYAEITKSTSTPICAGENIYLAHGFRPYLEKGALDIIMPDLQKAGGLGEAQRIANLANLYYVPFAPHMVASYIGAMASAHVCASVPNFMILEWQIYYHKDAMWKEIVNFDGDEFVDNGFINVSDKPGIGVELNEEALKKYAANGIPFFE from the coding sequence ATGAAAAACCCATATTCAAGACGTTCATTTTTAACTAAAAGCGCTCTAACCGGGGCCCTAGGGTTTACCGGACTATCCCAAACTTTTGGTAAAGGATATACCAATGCCGTGGATAACACACCTAAACTGTCGGCTCCTTCTGATCTCAAGATCACGGATGTAAAAATCGCATACCTGAGAGGTGGAGGACGAATGTTTGTTAAGTTACTTACCAATCAGGATATCGTTGGATATGGTGAAGCCGTAGATGCCGTGTCAGGAGCTTATCATTTGGCAAAACGATTTGGTTTTTTTCTAAAAGATCAAAGCCCACTTAATGTACACAAGATTTTTGAACAAATCAGGAAAGCAGGAGTCTTTGGAGGTGCTCAGGCGGGAATGTATGTCGCGGTTTTAACGGGGATTGAAACTGCGCTGTGGGATCTGGCCGGCAAGGCACTGGGTCTTCCCGTATATCAACTATTGGGCGGAAAGTTTCGGGACAAAGTCCGGGTTTATATGGATACCGCACTATATCAGAATCGCCTCCCTAAGCCAGAAGACTTTGCAGTGGCGGCGAAGGAAGCTGTTGGGTTGGGTATGACAGCCGTTAAATTTGACCTGGATCAAGCAAATGATCCTAATAAATATGACAGGTTTAATTGGACGGCTAGTCCTGCTGAAATTCAAAGAATGTATGATCAAATGGCGGCGGCTAGAGAAGCCGTGGGACCAAACATTGATATTTGTGCCGACATGCATGGCCGATATGACTTTCCAACGGCTCAACGTGTGGCTAAAGCCCTTGAGCCACTTAACTTGATGTGGTTAGAGGAGCCGATACCAGCCGAAAACGTTGATGCCTACGCGGAAATTACAAAATCGACAAGCACTCCAATTTGTGCTGGTGAAAATATTTACCTGGCTCATGGCTTCAGGCCTTACCTGGAAAAAGGAGCATTAGATATCATTATGCCCGATTTACAAAAAGCGGGGGGACTTGGTGAGGCTCAACGCATAGCCAACCTGGCCAATTTGTATTATGTACCCTTTGCTCCACATATGGTTGCCTCTTATATTGGGGCAATGGCCTCAGCTCACGTATGTGCCTCCGTACCAAATTTTATGATTTTAGAATGGCAGATTTATTACCATAAAGACGCAATGTGGAAAGAAATTGTCAATTTTGACGGTGATGAATTTGTAGATAATGGCTTCATTAACGTGTCAGACAAGCCAGGCATAGGGGTTGAACTCAACGAAGAAGCCCTGAAAAAATATGCTGCAAATGGCATTCCTTTTTTTGAATAA
- a CDS encoding alanine--glyoxylate aminotransferase family protein — translation MPQIPELNTSKRILMGPGPSDVHPRVLKAMATPLIGHLDPEFVTIMDEIKMMAQTTFQTKNHLTFVVSAPGSAGMETCLVNLLEPGDEAVICTHGVFGGRMADIAARCGAKVINVDAPWGEAIDPQQVKAALEQCSPKLVAIVHAETSTGVLQPLEEISRMVHDAGALFVVDAVTSYCGAELKVDEWGIDAIYSGTQKCLSAPPGLSPVSFSDRAVAVLDNRKTKVQSWFLDLSLVKNYWAGAKRAYHHTAPVSAMYALREAYRLVLEEGLDNRFARHRRNHELLKTGLESLGFEFLVAPGLRLPMLNAVKVPKGIDEAVIRRRLLDEYDIEVGGGLGKFAGEIWRIGLMGESSSPNHVNVLTAALRDLL, via the coding sequence ATGCCACAAATACCAGAACTCAACACCAGTAAGCGAATTTTGATGGGCCCAGGTCCCAGTGATGTACACCCAAGGGTGCTAAAAGCCATGGCGACGCCACTGATCGGCCACCTCGACCCCGAATTTGTGACCATTATGGACGAAATCAAGATGATGGCGCAAACGACTTTTCAAACCAAGAACCATTTGACATTTGTCGTTTCTGCCCCAGGAAGTGCAGGGATGGAAACCTGTTTGGTTAACCTTTTGGAACCTGGAGATGAAGCGGTCATTTGCACCCACGGGGTATTTGGAGGGCGGATGGCGGATATCGCAGCACGTTGTGGCGCCAAGGTGATTAACGTAGATGCACCTTGGGGAGAAGCGATAGACCCGCAACAAGTCAAAGCGGCATTAGAACAATGCTCGCCGAAATTAGTAGCGATTGTACATGCTGAAACCTCCACTGGTGTACTCCAGCCCTTAGAGGAAATTAGCCGGATGGTACATGATGCCGGTGCACTTTTTGTGGTTGATGCCGTCACCTCCTACTGCGGGGCGGAGCTGAAAGTGGATGAATGGGGAATTGACGCCATTTATTCGGGCACCCAGAAGTGTTTGAGTGCTCCTCCAGGCTTATCTCCTGTCTCCTTTAGTGATCGTGCTGTGGCCGTGTTGGATAATCGCAAAACAAAGGTTCAAAGTTGGTTTCTTGACCTTAGCCTGGTGAAAAACTATTGGGCCGGTGCTAAGCGGGCTTATCACCATACGGCGCCAGTGTCAGCCATGTATGCCCTCCGTGAAGCCTACCGATTGGTTTTGGAGGAAGGACTTGATAACCGCTTTGCCCGTCATCGGAGAAACCATGAGCTGCTGAAAACGGGCTTGGAGTCGCTTGGTTTTGAATTCCTGGTTGCGCCTGGATTACGCCTGCCCATGCTCAATGCGGTCAAAGTACCAAAAGGAATCGATGAGGCCGTCATTCGAAGACGGTTATTGGATGAATACGATATCGAGGTAGGGGGCGGTTTGGGCAAATTTGCCGGAGAAATCTGGCGAATTGGTCTCATGGGCGAAAGTAGCTCACCCAACCATGTTAATGTATTGACCGCGGCTTTGCGGGATTTGTTGTAA
- a CDS encoding RraA family protein has translation MNISIKSLVFLAIFPLILQAQQISKEELVFLTPEWEGERFPDGRPKVPDDILERMKSVTLEEAWAACRGAGYNYQYEGDWMQVHPEGVLVGRALTATFFPGRPDIHKVIQKRGNDDGRVLAPNSWAIDMLQPGDVYVVDQHGAEIDGPTVGDNLANSIFARSGNGMVYDGPIRDINGMKEMKGFTSYYKSYHPSHHFGSIGPEGRVMRLNTTLVGINTPTRIGAATVMPGDVVLARDGGVLFIPPHLAKQVVETSEIVRLRDMFGHQRLREKKYTAGQIDSRWSDEIEKDFSQWLKDNKTELPVSPERVEELLKTRTW, from the coding sequence ATGAATATCTCCATCAAGTCCCTGGTCTTTTTAGCGATATTTCCGCTAATTCTCCAGGCGCAACAAATTTCCAAAGAAGAATTAGTATTTCTTACCCCAGAATGGGAAGGGGAACGATTTCCTGACGGAAGACCTAAGGTTCCCGATGATATTTTAGAAAGAATGAAATCGGTAACCTTGGAGGAAGCTTGGGCTGCCTGCCGCGGTGCCGGGTATAACTATCAATACGAAGGAGATTGGATGCAGGTCCACCCCGAAGGCGTATTGGTGGGAAGAGCCCTGACGGCTACCTTCTTTCCGGGAAGACCAGACATCCATAAGGTGATCCAGAAAAGAGGGAATGACGATGGACGTGTACTCGCCCCAAACTCCTGGGCTATTGACATGCTACAACCTGGTGATGTATACGTGGTAGATCAACACGGCGCTGAAATTGATGGCCCCACGGTGGGCGATAACCTGGCTAACTCCATCTTTGCCCGATCCGGAAACGGAATGGTCTACGACGGCCCGATCAGAGATATCAACGGAATGAAAGAAATGAAAGGCTTTACCTCCTATTACAAATCTTATCACCCGTCCCATCACTTTGGCAGTATAGGCCCAGAGGGCAGGGTAATGAGGTTAAATACTACCTTGGTCGGCATTAATACACCTACCCGAATTGGCGCTGCTACGGTGATGCCGGGCGATGTAGTACTGGCTAGAGATGGTGGCGTATTATTCATTCCACCGCATTTAGCCAAACAAGTGGTGGAAACGTCAGAGATCGTTCGGCTAAGGGATATGTTTGGCCATCAAAGGTTACGTGAGAAAAAATATACAGCCGGTCAAATCGACAGCCGCTGGTCAGATGAGATTGAGAAAGATTTTTCGCAATGGTTGAAAGATAATAAGACCGAACTTCCTGTATCACCTGAGCGGGTAGAGGAACTTTTGAAAACAAGAACTTGGTAA
- a CDS encoding alpha-L-arabinofuranosidase C-terminal domain-containing protein — MKKRPSYLLFVLLLAGYLSLDSCKQDTAFSGPTVKVDLKQRGAPIQKYIYGQFIEHLGQCIYQGIWAEMLLDRKFYFPVTDNYAPWAMASESFWGDGSILKYPYLGSSPWQVIGQAGSLSMDKQNPFVGEQTPVVTVSGQKTGIKQNELSVLAGQQYIGRIVLAGAESLLPVTVQLVSADGQTATINIDKLSADFQSYPFELTPSFSSDSASLEIFSEGTGRLRIGTISLMPSDNIKGWRKDVIDLLKELNSPIYRWPGGNFVSGYNWRDGIGDMDKRPPRKNPAWKGIEHNDVGIHEFMELMELIEAEPFIAVNTGLGTVEEVAEEIEYCNGSADTDMGKLRAANGHPEPYKVKWWAVGNEMYGDWQLGHMPLSEYVKKHNLMAEAILNVDPDANLIGVGHVGEWSETMLRSSADHMDLLSEHIYATGSKDPAEHIGLVADLIKGVAAAHRKYRDTIPGLAEKDIRIAMDEWNYWYGDYIYGELGVRYYHQDALGIAKGLHEYFRNSDIFFMANYAQTVNVIGAIKTTPTASGFATTGLPLKLYRQHFGTLPVAVNTDSTDLDIVAAISQDQAYVTLAIVNEKAETQQIAFDFGDGRVATEGKQWVIQNDDLMSYNDPGKTPAVTIEEMDVSLPNHLVELRPYAIYLIRLSIN; from the coding sequence ATGAAAAAAAGACCATCTTACCTTCTTTTTGTGTTGTTGCTGGCCGGATACCTTTCTCTGGATAGCTGCAAGCAAGACACTGCCTTTTCAGGCCCTACCGTTAAGGTCGACCTGAAGCAAAGGGGAGCGCCCATCCAAAAATACATCTACGGTCAGTTTATTGAGCACCTTGGGCAATGCATTTACCAAGGCATCTGGGCCGAGATGCTGCTTGACCGGAAATTCTATTTTCCCGTCACAGATAATTACGCTCCATGGGCGATGGCCTCGGAAAGCTTTTGGGGCGATGGCTCTATCCTGAAGTATCCCTATCTGGGCAGCTCGCCCTGGCAGGTCATTGGGCAGGCTGGAAGCTTGAGTATGGATAAACAGAACCCCTTTGTCGGCGAGCAAACACCCGTGGTTACCGTTTCCGGTCAAAAAACTGGCATTAAGCAAAACGAACTGAGTGTGTTAGCTGGGCAACAATATATAGGTCGGATTGTCCTAGCTGGAGCAGAATCCTTGTTGCCTGTCACCGTGCAACTCGTATCAGCAGATGGTCAAACGGCTACTATAAACATCGATAAGCTTAGTGCAGACTTTCAAAGCTACCCCTTTGAGTTGACACCCTCTTTTAGCAGCGATAGCGCCTCCCTGGAAATATTCAGTGAAGGAACTGGTCGTTTGCGCATCGGGACAATTTCGCTAATGCCTTCAGACAACATCAAAGGCTGGCGTAAGGACGTCATCGACTTGCTAAAGGAGTTGAATTCGCCGATCTACCGCTGGCCAGGTGGCAACTTTGTCAGTGGTTACAACTGGAGAGACGGGATTGGGGATATGGACAAAAGACCTCCCCGAAAGAACCCCGCCTGGAAAGGCATTGAGCACAATGATGTGGGCATTCATGAATTCATGGAGTTGATGGAACTTATCGAGGCTGAGCCTTTTATCGCCGTCAATACGGGCCTAGGTACTGTAGAAGAAGTAGCAGAGGAGATTGAGTACTGCAACGGCAGTGCCGATACTGACATGGGAAAGTTGCGGGCCGCCAACGGCCACCCTGAGCCATATAAGGTGAAATGGTGGGCGGTAGGCAATGAGATGTATGGCGATTGGCAGCTTGGCCATATGCCTCTATCAGAATATGTAAAAAAGCACAACCTCATGGCCGAAGCGATCCTGAATGTTGACCCAGACGCGAACCTGATTGGCGTAGGGCATGTTGGGGAATGGAGCGAAACCATGCTCCGCAGTTCTGCGGATCATATGGACCTATTGAGCGAGCATATTTACGCGACCGGATCTAAGGATCCTGCCGAACACATTGGCCTGGTGGCCGACCTGATCAAAGGAGTGGCAGCGGCCCACCGTAAGTATCGGGATACCATCCCGGGCCTTGCCGAAAAGGATATCCGTATCGCCATGGATGAATGGAACTATTGGTATGGAGATTATATTTATGGCGAATTGGGTGTGCGTTATTACCATCAGGACGCACTAGGTATAGCCAAAGGCTTACATGAATACTTCCGCAACAGTGATATCTTTTTTATGGCCAATTACGCCCAAACGGTTAATGTGATCGGCGCTATAAAGACCACGCCGACCGCCTCCGGTTTTGCGACCACTGGCCTGCCGCTAAAGCTGTATCGCCAGCATTTTGGCACCCTACCAGTTGCTGTGAATACCGATTCGACCGATCTGGATATTGTGGCAGCCATAAGCCAGGATCAGGCCTATGTGACCCTGGCCATCGTCAATGAGAAGGCAGAAACGCAGCAGATAGCTTTTGATTTTGGGGACGGACGGGTCGCCACAGAAGGAAAACAATGGGTCATTCAAAACGATGACCTGATGTCCTATAATGATCCAGGAAAAACGCCGGCCGTAACGATCGAGGAGATGGATGTTTCATTGCCGAACCACTTGGTAGAATTACGCCCCTACGCTATCTATTTAATTCGGTTGAGTATAAATTAA
- a CDS encoding T9SS type A sorting domain-containing protein, with the protein MRHSYFKISHRQLGVHFQSIIQKYWACKSVRVLCFGLLLVAFGSLSHTRSFHAPYDFQGKVIGSRSTDSLALVGLAKVTNGDAWAIKWDFSQPLDTWFGVSLNPYGRVKCLDLDGEPDCTSAKKGGNKLKGMMPDLDLPYLEHLFLSGNQLTGQIPDFSKMPFLLTLQLSCNKFIDTIPDFSNFKRLVSLELDYNKLSGQVPAFTHLLNLENIYVSNNKLTGPLPLFRHSSILKRLYVQGNQLSGTLPLLNSLPKLQRFIAFDNHFEGSIPDVHMLIHLTHLNLAGNQLSGEIPPFDGLVQLRSIVLADNQLEGAIPELAGMTNLIEINLSNNHLSGGIPDFSGKTQLRSLLLAGNQLSDCPVLRDMPQLNQCALQENALDFSDLVPNQKWLQGLDTYKNQANQKKDSILVLPQGREIRISAIPYKELDSNTYTWYKNGTPFAEIKGENSLNVRLSWVEQQATYYCEITNDALPGLVYKTGVFILQSDKLEGPIALAPLAFDDDLTFSSLQETYEINLLANDQMNGTAEWAIHLLSRPDLGTVELLTQGRLAFHAPKDFVGTVAFEYELCNTEGDNLCNVAFVNIDIQAEVATQDSTPEADFDELLLYPNPAINEVNLSTKNGLSLEQVSVFNLAGQKVMEAPVLAGQISVGLLPAGNYFLEARSGQKTLVEQLVIVK; encoded by the coding sequence ATGCGTCATTCCTATTTTAAAATCAGTCATCGTCAATTGGGTGTCCATTTTCAAAGTATTATTCAAAAGTATTGGGCGTGCAAATCCGTGCGTGTTTTATGTTTTGGGTTACTATTAGTGGCATTTGGCAGTCTTAGCCATACCAGGTCTTTTCATGCTCCTTATGATTTTCAAGGAAAAGTGATAGGTAGCCGGTCAACCGATTCGTTGGCTTTGGTTGGACTAGCGAAAGTGACAAATGGTGATGCATGGGCTATCAAATGGGATTTTTCGCAACCCTTGGACACTTGGTTTGGGGTGAGTTTGAACCCCTATGGACGAGTCAAATGTTTGGACTTAGATGGGGAGCCAGATTGTACCTCCGCAAAAAAAGGAGGGAATAAGCTAAAGGGGATGATGCCTGATTTGGATTTACCTTATTTAGAGCATCTTTTCTTATCAGGGAACCAGTTAACTGGTCAAATTCCCGATTTTTCAAAAATGCCGTTTCTCCTTACATTGCAATTGTCTTGCAATAAATTCATAGATACGATTCCCGATTTTTCCAACTTCAAAAGACTTGTTTCGTTAGAATTAGACTATAACAAACTCAGTGGCCAAGTACCGGCTTTTACGCATTTGTTGAATCTGGAGAATATCTATGTTTCGAATAACAAATTGACGGGGCCACTTCCCTTGTTTAGGCACTCTTCCATTTTAAAACGACTTTATGTACAGGGGAATCAATTAAGCGGCACTTTGCCCTTGCTGAATAGTCTGCCCAAACTACAACGATTTATAGCATTTGACAATCATTTTGAGGGAAGTATACCCGATGTACATATGCTGATACATTTAACCCATCTCAATCTCGCTGGCAACCAATTGTCTGGCGAAATTCCACCCTTTGATGGGTTGGTACAGCTGCGGTCCATTGTATTGGCAGACAATCAATTAGAAGGCGCCATTCCCGAACTAGCGGGGATGACCAATCTCATTGAAATCAATTTATCGAATAATCACTTATCTGGTGGAATTCCTGATTTTTCAGGAAAAACCCAGCTACGCTCACTCCTTTTGGCTGGAAACCAATTGAGTGACTGTCCAGTCCTGCGAGATATGCCACAACTCAATCAGTGTGCATTACAAGAGAATGCACTTGATTTTTCCGATTTAGTACCGAACCAAAAATGGCTGCAAGGGCTGGACACTTATAAAAATCAGGCTAACCAAAAGAAAGATTCCATTCTGGTATTGCCACAGGGCAGGGAAATTAGGATCAGTGCCATTCCCTACAAGGAACTCGATTCGAACACCTATACTTGGTACAAAAATGGAACGCCATTTGCGGAAATAAAAGGCGAAAATAGCCTTAATGTCCGGCTTTCTTGGGTAGAGCAGCAAGCTACATACTATTGTGAGATCACCAATGATGCCTTGCCAGGGCTGGTATACAAAACAGGCGTCTTTATCCTTCAATCGGATAAATTAGAAGGGCCAATAGCCCTGGCACCTTTAGCCTTTGATGATGACTTGACCTTCAGCAGTCTCCAGGAAACCTATGAAATCAATCTGCTGGCCAACGATCAAATGAATGGCACTGCGGAGTGGGCAATCCACTTGCTCAGCCGTCCTGACCTTGGAACGGTTGAACTTTTGACGCAGGGTCGCCTCGCTTTTCATGCACCAAAAGACTTTGTAGGAACGGTAGCATTTGAATATGAATTATGTAATACGGAGGGTGACAATCTTTGCAATGTTGCTTTTGTCAACATCGATATACAAGCCGAAGTGGCCACTCAGGATTCAACACCAGAAGCCGACTTTGATGAACTCTTACTCTATCCGAATCCCGCCATCAATGAAGTTAACCTCAGCACCAAAAATGGTCTTAGCCTCGAACAAGTCAGTGTTTTCAACCTGGCTGGGCAAAAAGTAATGGAAGCACCGGTATTAGCCGGGCAAATAAGCGTAGGCTTGTTGCCCGCTGGCAATTACTTTCTGGAGGCGCGCAGTGGTCAAAAAACACTAGTAGAACAGTTGGTTATCGTGAAGTAA
- a CDS encoding histidine phosphatase family protein has protein sequence MSKLILIRHAQASFMKANYDKLSPLGEQQSRILGEYLADKEAIFDRIYIGPLRRHWQTAEGVKAVYQKRGLPWADPIKLDTLDEHKGMEVMAALLPDLITEYEQLKAWAAQATAYPSTARKYQLLMFNYVMKLWANGEVDGSAYGLGPWSHFRAQVNAGMEQILSENESGVTVAAFTSGGTMSAAVAYALQMEAEEKVIELNGIIQNTAMSTFLFSKDRLTLKSFNELPHLEDKLVTYV, from the coding sequence ATGAGCAAACTCATTCTCATACGCCATGCCCAGGCTTCCTTTATGAAGGCCAATTATGATAAATTGTCTCCGCTAGGAGAACAACAATCGCGTATTTTAGGGGAGTACCTGGCGGATAAGGAAGCTATTTTTGACCGGATTTATATTGGTCCATTGAGGCGACATTGGCAGACGGCAGAAGGGGTTAAAGCCGTATATCAAAAAAGAGGCTTACCATGGGCAGACCCCATTAAACTGGATACCCTGGATGAACACAAAGGGATGGAAGTCATGGCTGCACTTTTACCTGATTTGATAACAGAATATGAGCAATTAAAAGCCTGGGCAGCCCAAGCGACTGCCTACCCTTCCACTGCCCGCAAATATCAGCTGCTAATGTTCAATTACGTGATGAAGTTGTGGGCAAATGGAGAAGTAGATGGTAGTGCTTATGGCTTGGGGCCCTGGTCGCATTTCAGGGCGCAGGTGAATGCCGGGATGGAGCAGATTTTATCCGAAAATGAAAGCGGTGTGACCGTCGCTGCTTTTACCTCAGGGGGGACCATGTCGGCCGCAGTAGCTTATGCGCTGCAAATGGAGGCGGAGGAGAAAGTGATCGAATTAAACGGAATTATTCAAAATACCGCCATGTCTACCTTTTTATTCTCAAAAGATCGTCTTACATTAAAGTCCTTTAATGAGTTGCCGCACCTGGAAGACAAGCTGGTGACTTATGTTTAA
- a CDS encoding phosphotransferase family protein, translating into MANNWNDQARQVRVGEELNVATLEPYLQKALRMPAAELIVEQFPGGFSNLTYLIRLGEKGFVLRRPPFGAKIKSAHDMGREYKILHALSQSYSKAPKPLLYTEDESIIGAPFYLMERVEGIILRPKMPKEMAPDPATMYGIAVSLIDTFADLHAVDYKAVGLGDLGKPEGYVERQVSGWTNRYFKSKTDDTPEIESVAKWLAENQPGESSVALIHNDFKYDNVVLDANDWTNIIAVLDWEMSTIGDPLMDFGTTLGYWVTANDPDWLHMLALSPTMLPGNPNRAEVVRLYATKSGKDLSNVVFYYVYGLFKIAVIVQQIYYRYKHGFTQDQRFAHLNQVVKGLGVMAQSAIRKKDIDNLF; encoded by the coding sequence ATGGCAAATAACTGGAACGATCAGGCACGACAAGTAAGAGTAGGGGAGGAATTGAATGTGGCTACCTTGGAGCCATACTTGCAGAAGGCACTAAGGATGCCTGCTGCTGAACTCATAGTTGAGCAATTTCCTGGCGGTTTTTCTAATCTTACTTACCTCATTCGACTGGGCGAAAAGGGCTTTGTCTTGCGTCGTCCACCCTTTGGGGCCAAGATCAAGTCAGCCCATGACATGGGAAGAGAGTATAAGATTCTTCATGCTTTATCCCAATCCTATTCCAAGGCGCCCAAACCCTTGCTTTACACCGAGGACGAAAGCATTATTGGTGCTCCGTTTTATTTAATGGAACGCGTGGAGGGGATCATTTTGCGCCCCAAAATGCCCAAAGAAATGGCGCCTGATCCAGCGACCATGTACGGGATTGCCGTTTCTTTAATCGATACATTTGCCGATTTGCACGCTGTAGACTATAAAGCCGTAGGACTGGGAGATTTAGGGAAGCCAGAAGGGTATGTAGAACGGCAAGTCAGTGGATGGACCAATCGGTATTTCAAGTCGAAAACGGATGATACTCCGGAGATAGAATCAGTGGCGAAATGGCTAGCCGAAAACCAACCCGGTGAATCGAGCGTTGCCCTCATTCACAATGATTTCAAATATGACAATGTGGTATTGGACGCGAATGATTGGACCAATATCATTGCTGTGCTGGACTGGGAAATGTCTACCATTGGAGATCCTTTAATGGACTTTGGAACCACCCTGGGGTATTGGGTGACAGCAAATGATCCCGATTGGCTGCATATGCTGGCGCTTAGTCCTACCATGCTACCAGGAAACCCAAACAGGGCCGAGGTAGTCAGGCTATATGCCACAAAAAGTGGAAAAGATTTGAGTAACGTCGTCTTCTATTATGTCTATGGTTTATTTAAAATAGCCGTCATCGTCCAGCAGATTTATTACCGCTATAAGCATGGATTTACCCAGGATCAGCGGTTTGCTCACCTCAATCAGGTGGTGAAAGGACTTGGAGTAATGGCTCAATCCGCCATTCGAAAAAAGGATATTGATAACCTTTTTTAA
- a CDS encoding sigma factor: protein MGNSLFMQRLIQQLHENDEAAFAEVYQAMHNKAFNFILRYVRDSAHAQELTQILFVKLWEKRQQLTIEKSIESQLFMITRNLLIDNLQKEASGNLFMAKYATQDYNLSDYKEELLLFQDQKEHFETTIDPPKRQPK, encoded by the coding sequence ATGGGGAACTCACTTTTCATGCAACGCTTAATACAGCAGCTTCATGAAAACGATGAAGCCGCTTTTGCAGAGGTTTATCAGGCAATGCACAATAAAGCCTTCAATTTCATATTACGGTATGTTCGAGACTCGGCACATGCGCAAGAACTGACCCAAATACTATTTGTCAAATTATGGGAAAAACGCCAGCAATTGACAATCGAAAAGTCAATTGAAAGCCAACTCTTTATGATCACCCGCAATCTGTTGATCGATAATTTACAAAAAGAAGCAAGCGGAAATTTGTTCATGGCGAAATATGCCACCCAAGATTATAATCTCAGCGACTATAAGGAAGAATTGCTGCTCTTTCAGGACCAGAAAGAGCATTTCGAAACCACCATCGATCCGCCTAAACGGCAACCCAAATAG
- a CDS encoding Rid family detoxifying hydrolase produces MIDMISTDQAPTPGGHYAQAVTWNGLIFLAGQLPITPRGEKITGSIEDQTHQVLTNMENILHAAGSGMDKVLKTTVYISDIDLWGKVNAIYTTYFPHHKPARSIVPVSTLHYGFLIEMEAVAVQQ; encoded by the coding sequence ATGATAGATATGATATCGACCGACCAAGCACCCACTCCTGGTGGGCATTATGCTCAGGCAGTCACTTGGAATGGCCTGATCTTTTTGGCGGGCCAATTACCGATAACACCAAGGGGCGAAAAGATCACGGGTAGTATTGAAGACCAAACCCATCAAGTATTGACCAATATGGAAAACATCTTACATGCAGCAGGAAGTGGGATGGATAAAGTATTAAAAACAACCGTTTATATTTCGGATATTGATTTGTGGGGAAAGGTGAATGCTATCTATACGACTTATTTTCCTCATCATAAGCCGGCTCGATCTATTGTACCTGTAAGTACCTTGCACTATGGTTTTTTGATTGAAATGGAGGCGGTAGCGGTGCAGCAATAA